A portion of the Lusitaniella coriacea LEGE 07157 genome contains these proteins:
- a CDS encoding GHMP family kinase ATP-binding protein: protein MLISRTPVRISFLGGGTDYPEYFLQHGGAVLVTAIDKFCYVTVSPFLSHLFEYSARVSYRKVELVKKVDEIEHNVYRECLKLCGLEKDIEVHNVADLPAFTGLGSSSTFTVSLLHALHSFKGEFVRPLDLAYEAIHVERNILKDRVGCQDQTIAAVGGFNVLEFRTEEDIVVTRIPISPERLVEFEKHIFVVFTGIRRKASEVVAKQLKKVADNTETLKQMRLMVDEGWEILTGNHSLSEFGELLHRAWIAKRSLEVGVSKPEIDRIYQLGLDAGAWGGKLLGAGAGGFMLFFAPPEVHPRLKQVFADRQVLEVNLNAPGSQIIFS, encoded by the coding sequence ATGCTCATTTCTCGTACTCCCGTTCGCATTAGTTTTTTGGGTGGTGGAACGGATTATCCAGAATACTTTTTGCAGCATGGCGGTGCTGTTTTAGTGACTGCGATTGATAAATTTTGCTATGTTACGGTTAGTCCTTTTTTAAGTCATTTATTTGAATATTCCGCTCGCGTTTCTTATCGGAAAGTTGAATTAGTCAAGAAAGTTGATGAAATCGAACATAATGTTTATCGCGAATGTTTGAAGCTGTGCGGTTTGGAAAAAGATATCGAAGTGCATAATGTTGCCGATTTGCCGGCGTTTACGGGTTTGGGTTCTTCATCTACTTTCACTGTTTCTTTATTGCACGCACTCCACAGTTTTAAGGGGGAGTTTGTCCGTCCTTTGGATTTAGCTTACGAAGCAATTCATGTGGAGCGAAATATTCTTAAAGATAGAGTAGGATGTCAAGATCAAACGATTGCAGCCGTTGGCGGATTTAATGTTCTTGAATTTAGAACAGAAGAGGATATTGTTGTTACGCGAATTCCAATTTCTCCGGAACGGTTGGTTGAATTTGAGAAACATATTTTTGTGGTTTTTACGGGAATTCGCCGAAAAGCATCTGAAGTGGTTGCAAAACAGTTAAAAAAGGTTGCGGATAATACTGAAACCTTGAAGCAAATGCGATTAATGGTTGATGAAGGGTGGGAAATTTTGACTGGAAATCACTCGCTTTCTGAATTTGGGGAGTTGTTGCATCGTGCTTGGATTGCCAAACGAAGTTTGGAAGTTGGCGTTTCTAAACCAGAAATCGATCGTATTTATCAGTTAGGGTTGGATGCGGGAGCGTGGGGCGGTAAGCTTTTGGGTGCGGGTGCGGGTGGTTTTATGCTCTTTTTTGCACCTCCTGAAGTTCATCCTCGTTTAAAACAGGTATTTGCGGATCGTCAGGTGTTAGAAGTTAATCTCAATGCGCCGGGTTCTCAAATTATTTTTTCTTAG
- a CDS encoding CHASE2 domain-containing protein has product MGARFKSFVWSWRGVWITAPSIAIAVILLRLTGALQAWEWSLFDLYTRSRPQLPRDERVVIVGVDENDLREIGQAFVPDRVYARVIEKLKAMNPRAIGLDIYRDLPVPPGHQELVEVFKSTPNLIGVEKVVGERARQAVAASPTLKEQGQIGANDVLADSDSVVRRGLIYLIDEEQPVYSFSFYLALLYLDAEGISPHPPEDKDNPDVWRLGDSLFKPFESNDGGYIGANDRGYQVIINYRGGNRSFETVSLTDILQDRVSKDWGRDRVVLIGAVSESANDLFPTPHSVVSGSLAEPMTGVEIHANLVSQFLSAALNNRPLIQSWTEWQELLWILFWSGMGASLTWHWNSYHGKKTAIAALKVLVALLALGGLLGSTYFAFTLGWWLPVVPPLLALVGSSGAIVAYTAHNARKIRQTFGRYLTDEVVANLLESPEGLKLGGKRQKVTILTSDLRGFTALSERLPPEKVVAILNIYLKSMLEVIRDYQGTIDKFMGDGILVLFGAPTAKEDDGKRAIACAIAMQQIMDEVNERVRQLNLPSLEMGIGINTGEVVIGNIGSELHTEYTGIGSHINLAFRIETYTTGSQVLISEATLQEVGASTLLLGGQKQVQPKGVKQPIFLYEVDGIRDRYNLFLQKQEEKFIPLEEEIPLLYQVLEGKQVSGTIFRGNLIKLSQKGAEVRADKEQAASMPPVLSNLKLNFLGLDERAGISEDNYAKVLNKPATQRTFYVHFTFTAPDVATKLNTLLGEEK; this is encoded by the coding sequence ATGGGGGCAAGGTTCAAATCGTTCGTGTGGTCGTGGCGCGGGGTCTGGATTACAGCACCGAGTATCGCGATCGCGGTTATTTTACTTCGTTTGACAGGAGCGTTACAGGCTTGGGAATGGAGTCTGTTTGATTTATATACGCGATCGCGCCCCCAACTTCCTCGCGACGAGCGCGTTGTTATTGTTGGGGTGGATGAAAACGATTTGCGCGAAATCGGTCAAGCCTTTGTCCCCGATCGCGTCTATGCTCGCGTTATTGAAAAGCTCAAAGCCATGAATCCCAGGGCGATTGGGCTAGATATTTATCGCGATTTACCCGTCCCTCCCGGTCATCAGGAGTTGGTTGAGGTCTTTAAGTCCACGCCCAATTTAATCGGGGTGGAAAAAGTCGTTGGAGAGCGCGCCCGTCAAGCGGTTGCTGCGTCGCCGACGCTCAAGGAACAGGGACAAATCGGTGCCAACGATGTTCTTGCCGATTCTGATAGTGTGGTGCGGCGCGGCTTAATTTATCTGATCGATGAAGAGCAGCCAGTTTATAGCTTTAGCTTTTACCTTGCCCTCCTCTATCTCGACGCGGAAGGCATCAGCCCCCACCCCCCGGAAGATAAGGATAATCCCGATGTTTGGCGGCTTGGGGATAGTCTGTTTAAACCCTTTGAGAGCAATGATGGGGGTTACATTGGTGCCAACGATCGCGGCTATCAGGTCATTATTAACTATCGCGGGGGCAACCGTTCTTTTGAAACCGTTTCCTTAACGGATATTTTGCAAGATCGCGTGTCGAAAGATTGGGGGCGCGATCGCGTGGTTTTAATTGGTGCCGTTTCAGAAAGCGCCAATGACCTCTTCCCCACCCCCCACAGCGTCGTTTCCGGTTCCCTCGCAGAACCGATGACTGGAGTGGAAATTCACGCCAACCTCGTCAGTCAGTTTCTCAGCGCAGCCCTTAACAATCGTCCTTTGATTCAAAGTTGGACAGAGTGGCAAGAGTTGCTTTGGATTTTATTTTGGTCTGGGATGGGGGCGAGCTTAACGTGGCACTGGAATTCCTATCACGGCAAAAAAACAGCGATAGCAGCCCTCAAAGTTTTGGTGGCGCTGTTGGCGCTAGGCGGGCTTCTGGGCAGCACCTACTTCGCTTTTACCCTTGGATGGTGGTTGCCTGTGGTTCCCCCTCTCTTGGCGCTAGTGGGGTCTTCGGGCGCGATCGTTGCCTATACCGCGCACAACGCGAGAAAAATTCGCCAAACCTTCGGACGATATCTTACTGATGAGGTGGTTGCTAATTTGCTCGAAAGTCCCGAAGGCTTGAAGTTAGGGGGAAAACGGCAAAAAGTTACGATCCTCACCTCGGATTTAAGGGGGTTTACTGCCCTATCCGAACGCCTTCCCCCGGAAAAAGTGGTCGCGATTTTGAATATTTATCTCAAGTCGATGTTGGAGGTGATTCGGGATTATCAGGGGACGATTGATAAGTTTATGGGGGATGGGATTTTGGTGCTGTTTGGCGCGCCGACAGCCAAGGAAGATGATGGCAAGCGCGCGATCGCGTGCGCGATCGCGATGCAACAGATCATGGATGAAGTCAACGAACGAGTTCGACAATTAAACTTACCCTCTTTGGAAATGGGAATTGGCATCAACACAGGGGAAGTTGTTATTGGGAATATTGGTTCGGAACTCCACACGGAATATACCGGAATTGGCAGTCACATCAATTTAGCGTTTCGCATCGAAACCTACACCACGGGCAGCCAAGTGTTAATTTCTGAAGCCACTTTGCAAGAAGTCGGCGCTTCGACTTTACTCCTGGGGGGTCAAAAACAAGTTCAACCCAAAGGCGTGAAACAACCCATTTTCCTCTACGAAGTTGATGGAATCCGCGATCGCTACAATCTCTTTCTCCAAAAACAAGAAGAGAAATTTATCCCCCTCGAAGAAGAAATTCCGCTACTATATCAAGTCTTAGAAGGAAAGCAGGTCAGTGGCACCATTTTTCGAGGCAATTTGATTAAGCTTTCCCAAAAAGGTGCTGAAGTGAGAGCAGACAAAGAACAAGCCGCTTCCATGCCTCCGGTTCTGAGCAATTTAAAACTCAATTTCCTCGGACTAGACGAGCGCGCCGGAATTAGCGAAGATAACTATGCAAAAGTGTTGAATAAACCTGCAACTCAACGAACATTCTACGTTCATTTCACCTTTACTGCCCCAGATGTTGCCACAAAACTAAACACTCTTTTAGGAGAAGAAAAATAG
- a CDS encoding DUF928 domain-containing protein: MTVISPTLLKGVLAMLLSPAMVIASGLPTPTNAQLVPPLQVSVNFPQANTNRGAPPRSRGAASRGACGNSENARRELEIAALTPKDNILKTDASNPNIYLSVPALRNAPAEVLIVDKEDDTVVYAAQLELNRTEGIFKLALPENLALRPDRIYTWSFALICDLNDRGIDLVVEGWIERSPLTSTQKAQIEQAKATQQTLKVAEIYAQAGLWNETFNALLPLRESNPTAWSELLNSVELGEFAQVPMSEPVR, translated from the coding sequence ATGACAGTAATTTCTCCCACACTCCTAAAAGGCGTTCTGGCAATGCTCCTTTCCCCAGCAATGGTTATTGCTTCGGGCTTACCCACGCCGACAAACGCGCAGTTGGTTCCTCCGTTGCAAGTCAGCGTTAATTTTCCCCAAGCGAATACGAACCGAGGCGCTCCCCCAAGAAGCAGAGGGGCGGCTTCTCGCGGTGCTTGCGGCAATAGTGAGAATGCAAGACGAGAACTCGAGATCGCGGCGCTCACGCCTAAAGATAATATTCTAAAAACCGATGCGTCCAATCCCAATATTTATTTATCCGTTCCAGCCTTAAGGAACGCCCCCGCAGAAGTCCTGATTGTGGATAAAGAGGACGATACGGTGGTTTATGCGGCACAGCTCGAATTGAATCGGACAGAGGGCATTTTCAAACTTGCTCTCCCAGAAAATCTTGCGCTTCGTCCCGATCGCATTTATACGTGGAGTTTCGCTCTGATCTGCGATCTTAACGATCGCGGAATAGATTTGGTGGTGGAAGGATGGATCGAGCGTTCGCCTTTAACTTCCACACAAAAAGCCCAAATCGAACAGGCTAAAGCGACGCAACAAACTCTCAAGGTGGCAGAAATTTACGCCCAGGCGGGACTTTGGAATGAAACTTTTAACGCCCTCTTGCCTTTGCGAGAGTCGAATCCCACAGCTTGGAGTGAATTGCTGAATTCGGTGGAGTTAGGGGAATTCGCTCAGGTTCCGATGTCCGAACCCGTGCGATAG
- a CDS encoding NAD-dependent epimerase/dehydratase family protein → MKILITGGAGYIGSILTPTLLAKGYEVTVLDNFMFRQNSLADCCQYEGFQVARGDCRDETVIKELLPDADIIIPLAALVGAPLCNKDKIATQTTNSDAVQMICRLARPEQKILMPITNSGYGIGESGKFCTEDSPLRPISLYGTTKVEAEKAVLERKNSITFRLATVFGMAPRMRVDLLVNDFVYRALHDRAVVIFEGHFKRNYIHIRDVANVFLHGIENFESMKGKPYNVGLDDANLSKLELCAEIQKHLPKFVYLEAPIGEDPDKRDYIVSNARILSTGFKPEWSLNRGIQELIKGYTILHNSLYSNV, encoded by the coding sequence ATGAAAATCTTAATTACCGGGGGAGCGGGTTATATCGGCTCAATCCTCACCCCCACCTTACTCGCCAAAGGATATGAAGTCACCGTCCTCGACAACTTCATGTTTCGCCAAAACAGTCTAGCGGACTGCTGTCAGTACGAAGGTTTTCAAGTCGCGCGCGGCGATTGCCGAGACGAAACTGTAATCAAAGAATTGCTTCCCGACGCAGACATTATTATTCCCCTCGCTGCATTGGTGGGTGCGCCGCTGTGCAACAAAGACAAAATTGCCACCCAAACCACCAACTCCGATGCGGTTCAAATGATTTGCCGTCTCGCGCGTCCGGAACAAAAAATCCTCATGCCAATTACTAATAGCGGTTATGGGATTGGCGAATCCGGCAAATTCTGCACCGAAGACAGTCCCCTGCGTCCCATCTCCCTCTACGGCACCACCAAAGTTGAAGCCGAAAAAGCCGTACTCGAACGGAAAAATAGCATCACATTCCGCCTTGCCACCGTTTTTGGGATGGCTCCCCGTATGAGAGTTGACCTTTTGGTGAATGACTTCGTTTATCGAGCTTTACACGATAGAGCAGTCGTCATTTTTGAAGGACATTTCAAGCGCAACTACATCCACATTCGGGACGTTGCGAACGTCTTTCTTCATGGAATCGAGAACTTTGAGAGCATGAAAGGCAAACCCTACAACGTCGGACTCGACGATGCCAACCTCTCCAAACTCGAACTCTGTGCCGAAATTCAAAAGCATCTCCCAAAATTTGTCTATTTAGAAGCCCCCATTGGCGAAGACCCCGACAAACGAGACTATATTGTTTCCAACGCTCGTATCCTCAGCACGGGGTTCAAACCAGAATGGTCCCTCAATCGCGGGATTCAGGAACTGATCAAAGGCTACACCATCCTTCATAACAGCTTGTATTCCAATGTCTAA
- a CDS encoding nucleotidyltransferase family protein, whose protein sequence is MSNGKVTPGKVVAVVLAGGYGTRVRHLLPNLPKPMALVAGKPFLEWVVRYLGTQGIPNVILSTGYLGEVVERHFQTQPVPSVRVWCCAETEPLGTAGGFRHAVRRSLELHLPSPPTAWLVLNGDSLAFAPLASLLRHLDNPKVAGAILGLSVEDASRYGSLACDSQGNLLQFAEKRPGCGTINAGVYLLRHAVLEALPISFPLSFEQDVFPDLLTRETNFKVEICEAPFLDIGTPESLPQAEVFIEKNRDWFNDFSQ, encoded by the coding sequence ATGTCTAACGGTAAGGTTACACCTGGGAAAGTTGTTGCAGTGGTTCTTGCGGGGGGTTATGGAACCCGCGTGCGACATCTCCTTCCCAATCTTCCCAAACCGATGGCTCTCGTAGCGGGAAAACCCTTTTTAGAATGGGTTGTTCGCTATTTGGGAACTCAGGGAATTCCTAATGTCATCCTTTCGACAGGATATTTAGGAGAAGTGGTGGAACGGCATTTCCAAACTCAACCTGTTCCATCGGTTCGAGTCTGGTGCTGCGCGGAAACCGAACCCCTCGGAACGGCTGGAGGATTTCGCCACGCTGTTCGCCGAAGCTTAGAGTTACATTTGCCAAGTCCGCCGACGGCTTGGTTAGTTCTCAATGGCGATTCCCTTGCCTTTGCACCTCTCGCCAGCTTGCTGCGCCACCTTGATAACCCAAAAGTTGCTGGAGCCATTTTAGGTTTATCCGTAGAAGATGCTTCCCGCTATGGCTCTTTAGCCTGCGATTCTCAAGGAAATTTACTCCAGTTTGCAGAAAAACGTCCGGGTTGCGGCACGATTAATGCGGGGGTTTACCTCCTACGTCACGCCGTATTGGAAGCGTTACCCATAAGTTTCCCTTTGAGTTTTGAACAGGATGTATTTCCTGATTTACTCACACGAGAAACTAACTTTAAAGTTGAAATCTGTGAGGCTCCTTTCCTAGATATTGGTACGCCAGAATCTCTCCCTCAAGCAGAAGTATTTATTGAGAAGAATCGCGATTGGTTCAATGATTTTAGCCAGTGA
- a CDS encoding iron-containing alcohol dehydrogenase family protein, with amino-acid sequence MNSPNLQSFALMVAPAQVLRGSGILLEVGGAIGRLGQRPLLVGGGARSRSVVESQWQQLVDEHQLCATSARYEPDCSETTLKTLNQIAQDHQADLIVGVGGGKALDAAKLLAHQQQLPIVTIPTSGATCAAWTALSNIYSNEGAFQYDVALDRCPDLLILDYDLLQTAPQRTLVAGIGDAIAKWYEASVSSGHSPATLTIAAVQQARVLRDILFQKSAKAIENPGGEDWREVVDATVLLAGVIGGLGGAQCRTVAAHAVHNGLTHIPAAYDTLHGEKVAYGILVQLRLEEMVQGNQLATSTRQQLLQFYSAIGLPQSLEDLGLGSATLAELRHSAKIACASNSDIHRLPFPVTPEQLIAAMVSTTVVAESSRKPLAESQNPVKA; translated from the coding sequence ATGAATTCCCCCAATCTTCAATCTTTTGCCTTAATGGTTGCTCCTGCCCAAGTTTTGCGCGGTTCTGGGATACTGTTGGAAGTTGGGGGCGCAATAGGGCGTTTGGGTCAGCGTCCGTTGTTAGTAGGAGGGGGCGCGCGATCGCGCTCGGTTGTAGAATCTCAATGGCAGCAACTTGTTGACGAACATCAACTCTGTGCCACTTCAGCCCGTTATGAACCGGACTGTTCGGAAACAACCCTCAAAACCTTAAACCAGATTGCCCAAGACCATCAAGCGGATTTAATCGTCGGTGTGGGTGGCGGGAAAGCCCTGGATGCGGCAAAACTCCTCGCCCATCAACAACAACTTCCTATCGTCACGATTCCCACTTCTGGGGCAACCTGCGCGGCTTGGACGGCACTTTCTAATATTTACTCCAATGAGGGGGCGTTTCAATACGATGTCGCTCTCGATCGCTGTCCGGATTTGCTCATTTTAGATTACGATCTTCTACAAACGGCACCTCAACGAACTTTAGTGGCGGGAATTGGGGACGCGATCGCGAAATGGTATGAAGCTTCTGTGAGTAGCGGTCATTCTCCCGCAACCCTGACCATCGCAGCAGTCCAGCAGGCAAGGGTTTTGCGCGATATCCTCTTCCAAAAATCTGCCAAAGCCATTGAAAATCCAGGAGGAGAAGATTGGCGAGAAGTCGTCGATGCAACAGTCCTCTTAGCGGGGGTCATTGGCGGGTTAGGGGGCGCGCAATGCCGCACAGTTGCCGCCCACGCCGTCCACAACGGCTTAACTCACATCCCGGCAGCCTACGATACGTTACACGGGGAAAAGGTCGCCTACGGCATTCTCGTGCAACTGCGCCTCGAAGAAATGGTACAGGGCAATCAGCTTGCTACCTCCACCCGACAACAACTCTTGCAATTTTATAGCGCCATTGGTTTGCCCCAAAGCTTAGAAGACTTGGGTTTAGGCAGTGCAACCCTTGCTGAACTGCGTCACAGTGCAAAAATTGCCTGCGCGTCTAACTCCGATATCCATCGACTGCCCTTTCCTGTCACGCCGGAACAATTAATTGCCGCAATGGTGTCAACAACAGTTGTAGCGGAAAGTTCTCGCAAACCTCTCGCAGAGTCACAAAACCCCGTTAAAGCCTAA
- a CDS encoding carbohydrate ABC transporter permease has translation MLGNSLKRMGKYLAQNPTPYLFLLPALIVLGLTVFFPALQAFFFSFTNYDLIQPPQWIGFANFQRLLKDPVFWQTVRNTLLYLLVVVPLLVVLPLGLAILVNQKLRGMQWFRMAFYVPVVISMVVVGITWKALYASNGLFNQFFKALPGEEVVLQFILPPFAHWLEQTFPGWSETGFPWLTSPYLALWSVMLVTVWKGLGYYMVIYLAGLQSIPQELYEAASIDGSDGWRKHYDITIPLMRSYILLVTVIAAISATKVFEEVFIMTKGGPLNSSKTVVYYVYEQAFVSLEISYGCAIGLVLFSIILGLSIVNLSFLKKQGWQGGFHN, from the coding sequence ATGCTAGGAAATTCACTCAAGCGAATGGGGAAATATCTTGCCCAAAACCCCACACCCTATCTATTTTTACTCCCAGCATTAATCGTGCTAGGACTCACTGTTTTTTTTCCCGCACTGCAAGCCTTTTTCTTCAGTTTCACAAACTACGATCTCATTCAACCGCCACAATGGATAGGATTTGCCAATTTCCAACGACTTCTTAAAGATCCTGTTTTCTGGCAAACCGTTCGTAACACTTTACTCTATCTATTGGTTGTCGTACCGTTGCTTGTTGTCCTCCCTTTGGGACTTGCCATTCTTGTCAATCAAAAATTGCGGGGAATGCAATGGTTTCGCATGGCATTTTATGTCCCTGTTGTCATCTCAATGGTGGTCGTTGGTATTACCTGGAAAGCGCTTTATGCTTCCAATGGATTATTCAACCAATTTTTCAAAGCCTTACCGGGAGAAGAAGTTGTGCTGCAATTTATTCTTCCTCCCTTCGCCCATTGGCTTGAGCAGACCTTTCCCGGTTGGTCTGAAACTGGTTTTCCGTGGTTAACCAGTCCCTATTTAGCACTTTGGAGTGTTATGTTGGTGACGGTTTGGAAGGGATTGGGTTACTACATGGTCATTTATTTAGCAGGTTTACAATCAATTCCCCAAGAACTTTATGAAGCGGCTTCAATCGATGGTTCGGATGGTTGGCGAAAACATTATGACATTACCATTCCTTTAATGCGATCTTATATTCTTTTAGTTACCGTTATTGCGGCAATTTCTGCCACTAAGGTTTTTGAAGAAGTGTTTATCATGACAAAAGGCGGCCCATTAAATTCATCTAAAACCGTCGTCTATTATGTTTACGAACAAGCTTTTGTCTCTTTGGAAATAAGCTATGGTTGTGCGATTGGCTTGGTCTTATTTTCAATAATACTGGGGCTTTCAATCGTTAATTTATCTTTTTTGAAAAAACAAGGCTGGCAAGGGGGCTTTCACAACTAA
- a CDS encoding ABC transporter ATP-binding protein has product MEVIRLDGVSLLRRTQEEFTYDLKKTVLSLVQGKYRKPAKKLVLDHIDLTVKQGEKIGIIGANGAGKSTLLKVICGILEPTNGSVQVHGNIAPLIELGAGFNSDMSLLNNIILYGVLMGYSKAEMRERTPSILEFAELEDYAHAPVKALSSGMMARLAFSVATDVEPDILVLDEVLSVGDARFAKKSQQRIEQLWNHSSTILFVSHGLNFIKDSCEKGIWLDRGRIMYSGSAEETVEKYLQAVG; this is encoded by the coding sequence ATGGAAGTTATTCGTTTAGATGGAGTTTCCCTATTACGGCGAACCCAAGAAGAATTTACCTACGACTTAAAAAAAACCGTATTATCTCTAGTTCAAGGGAAATATCGCAAACCTGCAAAAAAACTCGTTCTAGACCACATTGACCTAACCGTCAAACAAGGGGAAAAAATTGGAATTATTGGTGCAAACGGAGCGGGAAAATCCACCCTTCTTAAAGTCATTTGCGGTATTTTAGAACCCACAAACGGTTCGGTTCAGGTACATGGTAATATCGCCCCCTTAATTGAACTCGGTGCTGGATTTAACTCCGATATGTCCCTCCTCAACAACATCATTCTCTACGGCGTTTTAATGGGCTATTCCAAAGCAGAAATGAGAGAAAGAACGCCCTCAATTCTAGAATTTGCCGAACTCGAAGACTACGCCCACGCCCCTGTTAAAGCTCTCTCATCCGGGATGATGGCTCGTTTAGCATTTTCTGTCGCAACCGACGTAGAACCAGATATTCTCGTTCTCGATGAAGTCCTTTCCGTCGGAGATGCTCGGTTTGCCAAAAAATCCCAACAGCGAATCGAGCAACTTTGGAATCACAGCTCCACTATCCTATTTGTCTCCCACGGTTTAAATTTCATCAAAGACTCTTGCGAAAAAGGCATTTGGCTCGATCGCGGCAGAATCATGTATTCTGGCAGTGCTGAAGAAACCGTCGAAAAATACTTACAAGCCGTCGGCTAA
- a CDS encoding ABC transporter permease yields the protein MDIKRYWELLSVLVPQNLHTRYRGSFLGIYWSLLNPLIMMGIYTAIFGAAFASYYNDSIMNYILAAFTGLVITNFYSASTSQALASVVGNGSLLNKIRLPVGIFPVSMIAANLFQFAMGIFPLLAVMTVIITKKPLNALVLFLPIISLTLVCMGVGFLMSALFVFFRDLGYFYELVCFVLWITSPVFYPSEIVPEAVQPFLAFNPLVPIIENLREITLSGTLPSLSSLGGSLLSGILILAFGWAFFQWLRPRFMDLL from the coding sequence ATCGATATTAAACGCTATTGGGAATTGCTCTCCGTTCTCGTCCCCCAAAATCTCCATACACGCTATCGCGGTTCCTTCCTCGGCATCTATTGGTCGCTATTAAACCCACTGATTATGATGGGAATTTATACCGCCATTTTTGGGGCTGCTTTTGCTTCTTACTATAACGACTCAATAATGAACTATATCCTGGCAGCCTTTACCGGATTAGTCATAACAAACTTTTATTCTGCCTCTACCTCCCAAGCCTTAGCGAGTGTTGTTGGAAACGGAAGCTTATTAAACAAAATTCGCTTGCCTGTTGGCATTTTTCCCGTTTCGATGATAGCAGCTAACTTATTCCAATTTGCGATGGGAATCTTTCCCTTGCTAGCGGTAATGACAGTTATCATCACCAAAAAACCCCTCAACGCTCTAGTACTGTTTTTACCCATAATATCTTTGACATTAGTTTGTATGGGCGTAGGCTTTTTGATGAGTGCCTTGTTCGTATTTTTCAGAGACTTAGGATACTTTTACGAACTGGTTTGTTTTGTCTTGTGGATAACCAGTCCGGTTTTTTACCCTTCAGAAATTGTTCCAGAAGCAGTCCAACCGTTTTTAGCCTTTAATCCTTTAGTTCCCATTATTGAAAACTTACGAGAAATCACATTATCCGGAACGCTACCGAGTTTAAGTTCTTTGGGTGGTTCTCTTTTGAGTGGCATCCTGATTCTGGCTTTTGGGTGGGCATTCTTTCAGTGGTTGCGACCTCGGTTTATGGATTTGCTGTAG